A region of Piscinibacter gummiphilus DNA encodes the following proteins:
- a CDS encoding HpcH/HpaI aldolase/citrate lyase family protein, whose protein sequence is MKTESLHPRDALFESNERAPALPVCDHYAGVPARMAKSLQMQGELGPVFDVTLDCEDGAPVGGEAEHAAHVAELLVSPANRFDRVGARVHPADHPSFEQDVDTLVKTAGERLAYLMVPKVSGLAQTTRAVEAIDAAARRHGLARQVPVHALIETHGGLREVFDIAALPRIESLSFGLMDFVSAHRGAIPQAGMSALGQFEHPLVLRAKLEIAAACHAAGKTPSHCVVTEFRRASLLQEAATKACRQLGYLRMWSIHPDQIRPIVEAFAPTAAETDMATEILMAARAARWAPISHRDTLHDRASYRYFWHVLERAHRTGQPLPAEVREVFFEDDLT, encoded by the coding sequence ATGAAGACCGAGTCCCTGCACCCCCGCGATGCGCTGTTCGAATCGAACGAACGCGCCCCCGCCCTGCCCGTCTGCGACCACTACGCCGGCGTGCCGGCCCGCATGGCCAAGAGCCTCCAGATGCAGGGCGAACTGGGCCCGGTGTTCGACGTCACCCTCGACTGCGAGGACGGCGCACCCGTCGGCGGCGAAGCCGAACACGCCGCCCACGTGGCCGAGTTGCTCGTGTCCCCGGCCAACCGCTTCGACCGCGTGGGCGCCCGCGTGCACCCGGCCGACCACCCGTCGTTCGAGCAGGACGTCGACACCCTCGTGAAGACCGCGGGCGAGCGCCTCGCGTACCTGATGGTGCCGAAGGTCTCCGGCCTCGCGCAGACCACCCGCGCCGTCGAGGCCATCGACGCGGCCGCGCGCCGCCACGGCCTCGCGCGCCAGGTCCCGGTGCACGCGCTGATCGAGACCCACGGCGGCCTGCGCGAGGTGTTCGACATCGCCGCGTTGCCGCGCATCGAGTCGCTGTCGTTCGGCCTGATGGACTTCGTGTCCGCCCACCGCGGCGCCATCCCCCAGGCCGGCATGAGCGCGCTCGGGCAGTTCGAGCACCCGCTCGTGCTGCGCGCCAAGCTCGAGATCGCCGCCGCGTGCCACGCCGCGGGCAAGACCCCGTCGCACTGCGTGGTCACCGAGTTCCGCCGGGCCAGCCTGCTGCAGGAAGCCGCCACGAAGGCCTGCCGGCAGCTGGGCTACCTGCGCATGTGGAGCATCCACCCCGACCAGATCCGCCCGATCGTCGAGGCCTTCGCCCCCACGGCCGCGGAGACGGACATGGCCACCGAGATCCTGATGGCCGCGCGCGCGGCCCGCTGGGCCCCCATCAGCCACCGCGACACCCTGCACGACCGGGCCAGCTACCGCTACTTCTGGCACGTCCTCGAACGCGCCCACCGCACCGGACAGCCACTGCCGGCCGAGGTGCGAGAGGTGTTTTTCGAAGACGACCTCACCTGA
- a CDS encoding malate dehydrogenase: MSKKPVRVAVTGAAGQIGYALLFRIASGEMLGKDQPVILQLLEIPDEKAQNALKGVIMELEDCAFPLLAGIEAHSDAESAFKNTDYAILVGARPRGPGMERKDLLSANAQIFTVQGKALNKVASRNVKVLVVGNPANTNAYIAMKSAPDLPRENFTAMLRLDHNRAASQIAAKTGGTVGGIEKLTVWGNHSPTMYADYRFATIDGKNVKEAINDDVWNRDTFLPTVGKRGAAIIAARGLSSAASAANAAIDHMRDWALGTNGKWVTMGIPSNGEYGIPKDVIFGFPVTTENGKYKIVEGLPIDAFSQERIDLTLKELTEEQDGVKHLL, encoded by the coding sequence ATGAGCAAGAAACCCGTTCGCGTTGCTGTCACCGGTGCCGCCGGTCAGATCGGTTACGCCCTGCTGTTCCGTATCGCCTCCGGCGAAATGCTGGGCAAGGACCAGCCGGTGATCCTGCAGCTGCTGGAAATCCCCGACGAGAAGGCCCAGAACGCGCTCAAGGGCGTGATCATGGAACTCGAAGACTGCGCGTTCCCGCTGCTGGCCGGCATCGAAGCCCACAGCGACGCCGAGTCCGCCTTCAAGAACACCGACTACGCCATCCTCGTGGGCGCCCGCCCCCGCGGCCCGGGCATGGAGCGCAAGGACCTGCTGAGCGCCAACGCCCAGATCTTCACGGTGCAGGGCAAGGCCCTGAACAAGGTCGCCTCGCGCAACGTGAAGGTGCTCGTGGTCGGCAACCCCGCCAACACCAACGCCTACATCGCGATGAAGAGCGCGCCGGACCTGCCGCGCGAGAACTTCACCGCCATGCTGCGCCTCGACCACAACCGCGCTGCCTCGCAGATCGCGGCCAAGACCGGCGGCACCGTCGGCGGCATCGAGAAGCTGACCGTCTGGGGCAACCACTCGCCCACGATGTACGCCGACTACCGCTTCGCCACCATCGACGGCAAGAACGTCAAGGAAGCGATCAACGACGACGTGTGGAACCGTGACACGTTCCTGCCCACCGTGGGCAAGCGCGGCGCCGCCATCATCGCCGCCCGCGGCCTGAGCTCGGCCGCCTCGGCCGCCAACGCCGCCATCGACCACATGCGCGACTGGGCCCTGGGCACCAACGGCAAGTGGGTCACGATGGGCATCCCGTCGAACGGCGAATACGGCATCCCGAAGGACGTGATCTTCGGCTTCCCGGTCACCACCGAGAACGGCAAGTACAAGATCGTCGAAGGCCTGCCCATCGACGCCTTCAGCCAGGAACGCATCGACCTGACGCTCAAGGAACTCACCGAAGAGCAGGACGGCGTCAAGCACCTCCTCTGA
- the sbcB gene encoding exodeoxyribonuclease I, with translation MSDTHTFYWHDYETFGRVPRRDRPAQFAGVRTDADLNEIGEPTMVYCQPAPDYLPDPESCLLTGILPQTCLAEGVPEHRFASIIEAELALPGTVGVGYNSIRFDDEVTRHLFWRNLIDPYAREWQNQCGRWDILDVVRATYALRPDGIEWPKHDDGRPSFKLEHLTKANGLVHEAAHDALSDVRATIALARLIKAKQPRLWDFCVKLRRKDEVIREMGVGKPFLHISGMYGTDRGGMALVWPLAPHPTNKNEVIVWDLASDPTELLDLDVETLRLRMFSKADALPEGVTRLPIKTLHINKSPIVVGNLKTVSDETAARWNLQRDVAMRHAEIAAREGHRLAGMWPLVFERPAPSSPVDVDEDLYGGFVGNDDRRNLTRLRGLSPSQLADKRPAFADPRLEELLFRYRARNFPDTLSDEEQQQWQQHCAARLHDGAGGAFTLEAFFERVEALEPEADDRGQDILGALVDYATEIAPDR, from the coding sequence ATGAGCGACACCCACACCTTCTACTGGCACGACTACGAAACCTTCGGCCGCGTGCCGCGGCGCGACCGCCCGGCGCAGTTCGCCGGCGTGCGCACCGACGCCGACCTGAACGAGATCGGCGAACCCACGATGGTCTATTGCCAGCCGGCACCGGACTACCTGCCCGATCCCGAGTCGTGCCTGCTGACCGGCATCCTGCCGCAGACCTGCCTCGCCGAGGGCGTGCCCGAGCACCGCTTCGCCAGCATCATCGAAGCCGAACTCGCGCTGCCGGGCACGGTGGGCGTGGGCTACAACTCGATCCGCTTCGACGACGAGGTCACCCGCCACCTGTTCTGGCGCAACCTGATCGACCCCTACGCGCGCGAGTGGCAGAACCAGTGCGGCCGCTGGGACATCCTCGACGTCGTGCGCGCCACCTACGCGCTGCGGCCCGACGGCATCGAGTGGCCCAAGCACGATGACGGCCGCCCGTCGTTCAAGCTCGAGCACCTCACCAAGGCCAACGGCCTCGTGCACGAGGCGGCGCACGACGCGCTCTCCGACGTGCGCGCCACCATCGCGCTCGCGCGCCTGATCAAGGCGAAGCAGCCGCGCCTGTGGGACTTCTGCGTGAAGCTGCGCCGCAAGGACGAGGTCATCCGCGAGATGGGCGTGGGCAAGCCCTTCCTGCACATCTCGGGCATGTACGGCACGGACCGCGGCGGCATGGCCCTCGTGTGGCCGCTGGCCCCGCACCCCACGAACAAGAACGAAGTCATCGTGTGGGACCTCGCGTCCGACCCCACGGAGCTGCTCGACCTCGACGTCGAGACGCTGCGCCTGCGCATGTTCAGCAAGGCCGACGCGCTGCCCGAGGGCGTGACGCGCCTGCCCATCAAGACCCTCCACATCAACAAGTCACCCATCGTCGTGGGCAACCTGAAGACGGTGAGCGATGAGACGGCCGCGCGCTGGAACCTGCAGCGCGACGTCGCGATGCGCCACGCCGAGATCGCCGCGCGCGAAGGCCACCGCCTCGCGGGCATGTGGCCGCTGGTGTTCGAGCGGCCGGCGCCGTCGTCGCCGGTGGACGTCGACGAGGACCTGTACGGCGGTTTCGTGGGCAACGACGACCGGCGCAACCTCACGCGGCTGCGCGGCCTGTCGCCGTCGCAGCTGGCGGACAAGCGTCCCGCGTTCGCCGACCCGCGGCTCGAGGAACTGCTGTTCCGCTACCGCGCGCGCAACTTCCCCGACACGCTGAGCGACGAGGAACAGCAGCAGTGGCAGCAGCACTGCGCGGCGCGCCTGCACGACGGTGCGGGCGGCGCGTTCACGCTCGAAGCGTTTTTCGAGCGCGTGGAGGCGCTGGAGCCCGAGGCCGACGACCGTGGCCAGGACATCCTGGGCGCGCTGGTCGACTACGCCACCGAGATCGCCCCGGACCGCTGA
- a CDS encoding AbrB/MazE/SpoVT family DNA-binding domain-containing protein, producing the protein MEATVAERGQITLPKAVRDALGLTKGTTLKVELDGGRIILRKDVSKALREARGKFKLVDGYTSTDDAMRAIRGRAPNDPLDQ; encoded by the coding sequence ATGGAAGCCACCGTCGCGGAACGCGGCCAGATCACACTGCCCAAGGCGGTGCGTGATGCACTGGGCTTGACCAAGGGCACCACGCTCAAGGTCGAACTGGACGGCGGCCGCATCATCCTCCGCAAGGATGTCAGCAAGGCCCTGCGCGAAGCGCGCGGCAAGTTCAAGCTCGTCGACGGCTACACCAGCACCGACGACGCCATGCGCGCCATCCGCGGCCGCGCCCCCAACGACCCCCTCGACCAATGA
- the acnB gene encoding bifunctional aconitate hydratase 2/2-methylisocitrate dehydratase produces the protein MLQAYRQHVAERAALGIPPLPLSAQQTAELIELLKAPPAGEGAELVQLLTHRVPAGVDDAAKVKASYLAAVAHGTEACSLISREQATQLLGTMLGGYNISPLVDLLDDAAVGAVAAEGLKKTLLMFDQFHDVKEKADKGNANAKAVLQSWADAEWFTSRPEVPASITVSIFKVPGETNTDDLSPAPDAWSRPDIPLHALAMLKNKRDGAPFTPEEDGKRGPIKFIQDLAAKGNMVAYVGDVVGTGSSRKSATNSVLWFTGEDIPFIPNKRFGGVCLGNKIAPIFYNTMEDAGALPIELDVSQMNMGDVVELRPYDGKALKNGQVIAEFKVKSDVLFDEVRAGGRIPLIVGRGLTAKAREALGLTPSTLFRLPQAPVDTKKGFSLAQKMVGRACGMPEGQGVRPGTYCEPRMTSVGSQDTTGPMTRDELKDLACLGFSADLVMQSFCHTAAYPKPVDVKMHHDLPEFISTRGGIALRPGDGVIHSWLNRFLLPDTVGTGGDSHTRFPIGISFPAGSGLVAFAAATGVMPLDMPESVLVRFKGKMQAGVTLRDLVNAIPLYAIRQGLLTVEKKGKKNIFSGRILEIEGLPDLKVEQAFELSDASAERSAAGCTVHLNKEPIIEYVNSNITLMKWMIAEGYADARTLQRRIAAQEAWLKDPQLLKGDADAEYAAVIEIDLADIHEPIVACPNDPDDVKTLADVAGAKIDEVFIGSCMTNIGHFRAASKLLENKRDIPVKLWVAPPTKMDAKKLSDEGHYGVLGTAGARMEMPGCSLCMGNQAQVKEGATVFSTSTRNFPNRLGKNSNVYLGSAELAAICSKLGRIPTKEEYLADMGVLTAASDKVYQYLNFDRIDEFTEAADKVSA, from the coding sequence ATGCTCCAAGCCTACCGCCAACATGTCGCCGAACGCGCCGCGCTCGGCATCCCGCCGCTGCCGCTGTCGGCCCAGCAGACCGCCGAGCTCATCGAGCTGCTGAAGGCACCGCCCGCGGGCGAAGGCGCCGAGCTGGTGCAGCTGCTCACCCATCGCGTGCCTGCCGGCGTGGACGACGCCGCCAAGGTCAAGGCCTCCTACCTGGCTGCCGTGGCCCACGGCACCGAAGCCTGCTCGCTGATCTCGCGTGAACAGGCCACCCAGCTGCTCGGCACCATGCTCGGCGGCTACAACATCAGTCCGCTGGTCGACCTGCTCGACGACGCCGCCGTCGGCGCCGTGGCCGCGGAAGGCCTCAAGAAGACGCTGCTGATGTTCGACCAGTTCCACGACGTCAAGGAAAAGGCCGACAAGGGCAACGCCAACGCCAAGGCCGTGCTGCAGAGCTGGGCCGACGCCGAGTGGTTCACGAGCCGCCCGGAAGTGCCGGCCAGCATCACCGTCAGCATCTTCAAGGTGCCCGGCGAAACCAACACCGACGACCTGTCGCCCGCCCCCGACGCCTGGAGCCGCCCGGACATCCCGCTGCACGCCCTGGCGATGCTGAAGAACAAGCGCGACGGCGCTCCGTTCACGCCGGAGGAAGACGGCAAGCGCGGCCCGATCAAGTTCATCCAGGACCTGGCGGCCAAGGGCAACATGGTCGCCTACGTCGGCGACGTGGTCGGCACCGGCTCCAGCCGCAAGTCCGCCACCAACTCGGTGCTGTGGTTCACGGGCGAGGACATCCCCTTCATCCCGAACAAGCGCTTCGGCGGCGTGTGCCTCGGCAACAAGATCGCCCCGATCTTCTACAACACGATGGAAGACGCCGGCGCGCTGCCGATCGAACTCGACGTGTCGCAGATGAACATGGGCGACGTGGTGGAACTGCGCCCGTACGACGGCAAGGCCCTCAAGAACGGCCAGGTCATCGCCGAGTTCAAGGTCAAGAGCGACGTGCTCTTCGACGAAGTGCGCGCCGGTGGCCGCATCCCCCTGATCGTCGGCCGCGGCCTGACCGCCAAGGCGCGTGAAGCCCTGGGCCTGACGCCCAGCACGCTGTTCCGCCTGCCCCAGGCCCCGGTGGACACCAAGAAGGGCTTCTCGCTCGCGCAGAAGATGGTCGGCCGCGCCTGCGGCATGCCGGAAGGCCAGGGCGTGCGCCCGGGCACGTACTGCGAGCCGCGCATGACCTCGGTGGGTTCGCAGGACACCACGGGCCCGATGACCCGTGACGAACTGAAGGACCTCGCCTGCCTCGGCTTCTCCGCCGACCTGGTGATGCAGAGCTTCTGCCACACGGCCGCGTATCCGAAGCCCGTGGACGTGAAGATGCACCACGACCTGCCCGAGTTCATCAGCACCCGCGGCGGCATCGCGCTGCGCCCGGGCGACGGCGTGATCCACAGCTGGCTCAACCGCTTCCTGCTGCCCGACACCGTCGGCACCGGCGGCGACAGCCACACCCGCTTCCCGATCGGCATCAGCTTCCCCGCCGGTTCCGGCCTGGTGGCGTTCGCCGCCGCCACGGGCGTGATGCCGCTCGACATGCCGGAAAGCGTGCTCGTGCGCTTCAAGGGCAAGATGCAGGCGGGCGTCACCCTGCGTGACCTCGTGAACGCGATCCCGCTGTATGCCATCCGCCAGGGCCTGCTGACGGTCGAGAAGAAGGGCAAGAAGAACATCTTCTCGGGCCGCATCCTCGAGATCGAAGGCCTGCCCGACCTGAAGGTCGAGCAAGCGTTCGAACTGAGCGACGCCTCGGCCGAACGTTCGGCCGCCGGCTGCACGGTGCACCTGAACAAGGAACCGATCATCGAGTACGTCAACAGCAACATCACGCTGATGAAGTGGATGATCGCCGAGGGCTACGCCGACGCACGCACCCTGCAGCGCCGCATCGCCGCCCAGGAAGCCTGGCTGAAGGACCCGCAGCTGCTCAAGGGCGACGCCGACGCCGAGTACGCCGCCGTCATCGAGATCGACCTGGCCGACATCCACGAGCCCATCGTGGCGTGCCCGAACGACCCGGACGACGTGAAGACGCTCGCCGATGTCGCCGGCGCCAAGATCGACGAAGTGTTCATCGGCTCGTGCATGACCAACATCGGTCACTTCCGTGCCGCATCGAAGCTGCTCGAGAACAAGCGCGACATCCCGGTGAAGCTGTGGGTGGCCCCGCCGACCAAGATGGACGCGAAGAAGCTGTCCGACGAAGGCCACTACGGCGTGCTCGGCACGGCCGGCGCCCGCATGGAAATGCCGGGTTGCAGCCTGTGCATGGGCAACCAGGCCCAGGTGAAGGAAGGCGCGACGGTGTTCTCCACCAGCACCCGCAACTTCCCGAACCGCCTCGGCAAGAACAGCAACGTCTACCTCGGTTCCGCCGAGCTGGCCGCCATCTGCTCGAAGCTCGGCCGCATCCCCACGAAGGAAGAGTACCTGGCCGACATGGGCGTGCTGACCGCCGCCAGCGACAAGGTCTACCAGTACCTCAACTTCGACCGCATCGACGAGTTCACCGAAGCGGCCGACAAGGTCTCTGCTTGA
- a CDS encoding alpha/beta hydrolase, whose amino-acid sequence MSSLEILEYETGPNPVAAIIVMHGLGADGRDFESFVDELKLDAVGPVRFLFPNAPQIPVTVNGGYVMRAWYDILGTDLARREDEGGLRQSRVLIDALIRRERERGIPANRIVLSGFSQGCAMTLMVGLRHPERLAGLAGLSGYLPLADKTEAELSPANRDVPIFLVHGRQDPVIPLARAVASRDALLALGYDIEWHDYPMPHSVCLEEVAHLNRWLLDVLAR is encoded by the coding sequence ATGTCTTCCCTCGAAATCCTCGAATACGAAACCGGCCCGAACCCGGTCGCCGCGATCATCGTGATGCACGGCCTCGGCGCCGACGGCCGCGATTTCGAATCCTTCGTCGACGAGCTCAAGCTCGATGCCGTCGGGCCCGTGCGCTTCCTGTTCCCCAACGCACCGCAGATCCCGGTCACGGTGAACGGCGGCTACGTGATGCGGGCCTGGTACGACATCCTCGGCACCGACCTCGCCCGGCGCGAGGACGAGGGCGGCCTGCGCCAGTCGCGCGTGCTGATCGACGCGCTGATCCGCCGCGAGCGCGAACGCGGCATCCCCGCCAACCGCATCGTGCTGTCGGGCTTCTCGCAGGGCTGCGCCATGACGCTGATGGTGGGCCTGCGCCACCCCGAGCGCCTCGCGGGCCTGGCCGGCCTGTCCGGCTACCTGCCGCTGGCCGACAAGACCGAGGCCGAGCTGAGCCCGGCCAACCGCGACGTGCCCATCTTCCTCGTGCACGGCCGGCAGGACCCGGTGATCCCGCTCGCCCGCGCGGTCGCCTCGCGCGACGCGCTGCTCGCGCTCGGCTACGACATCGAGTGGCACGACTACCCGATGCCGCACTCGGTGTGCCTGGAAGAGGTGGCCCACCTCAACCGCTGGCTGCTCGACGTGCTGGCCCGGTGA
- a CDS encoding type II toxin-antitoxin system VapC family toxin, which yields MIAVDSSVLFDVLIGDPQFAAASETCIGDALARDDVVVCEAVVAEVQSMLDTSVNLMDTLGQLGIRYDPVGEAAAMRAGHMNKRFRARGGKRERVVADFLVGAHALLQCDALITRDAAFFRDFFKGLKVIQPTAP from the coding sequence ATGATCGCGGTCGACTCCTCCGTGCTGTTCGACGTGCTGATCGGCGATCCGCAGTTCGCCGCCGCCTCGGAAACCTGCATCGGCGACGCCCTCGCCCGCGACGACGTGGTCGTCTGCGAGGCCGTGGTGGCCGAGGTGCAGTCCATGCTCGACACCTCGGTCAACCTCATGGACACGCTCGGCCAGCTGGGCATCCGCTACGACCCCGTCGGTGAAGCCGCCGCCATGCGCGCCGGCCACATGAACAAGCGCTTCCGCGCCCGTGGCGGCAAGCGCGAACGGGTCGTGGCCGACTTCCTGGTCGGGGCCCATGCCTTGCTTCAGTGTGACGCCCTGATCACCCGGGACGCCGCCTTCTTCCGGGACTTCTTCAAAGGTCTCAAGGTCATCCAGCCCACGGCCCCATGA
- a CDS encoding helix-turn-helix transcriptional regulator, with the protein MSFRHDTRGTPNQMYLFDDGFVFTCRDVHSETARFNAALLLSLDGGSFDLGAGDSTHRLSAAAVRPLLTRRLHADGHRFVSIGLSPNHVDFRPFGVLTAPGYLGLDPAPFARWAGPLAALHAGDLSPLAARDLSDQLVREAVAQLPTPRPLDPRVAHAIERLDQDPQLPLEDLADETGLSYDRMSHLFSESMGLPLRSYTLSLKIHTAARLVGTGLNMTDIAHAAGFSDSSHFSRVWLRAYGGTPSYFYASDHVRLQRLLGEHPNRRDQWSDQRSGAISVA; encoded by the coding sequence ATGTCCTTCCGCCACGACACACGCGGCACGCCGAACCAGATGTACCTGTTCGACGACGGGTTCGTGTTCACCTGCCGCGACGTCCATTCCGAAACGGCCCGCTTCAACGCGGCCCTGCTGCTCTCGCTCGACGGCGGCAGTTTCGACCTCGGCGCCGGCGACAGCACCCACCGGCTCTCGGCCGCCGCGGTGCGCCCGCTGCTCACGCGGCGGCTGCACGCCGACGGCCACCGCTTCGTCAGCATCGGCCTGAGCCCCAACCACGTGGACTTCCGCCCGTTCGGCGTGCTCACCGCACCGGGCTACCTGGGCCTCGACCCCGCGCCGTTCGCCCGCTGGGCCGGGCCCCTCGCGGCGCTGCACGCGGGCGACCTGTCACCGCTGGCCGCCCGTGACCTCTCCGACCAGCTGGTGCGCGAGGCCGTGGCCCAGTTGCCCACCCCTCGCCCGCTCGACCCGCGCGTGGCCCACGCCATCGAACGCCTCGACCAGGACCCGCAGCTCCCGCTGGAGGACCTGGCCGACGAGACCGGCCTGTCGTACGACCGCATGTCGCACCTGTTCTCGGAGTCGATGGGGCTGCCGCTGCGCAGCTACACGCTCTCGCTGAAGATCCACACGGCGGCCCGGCTGGTGGGCACCGGCCTCAACATGACCGACATCGCCCACGCCGCCGGGTTCTCCGACTCGTCGCACTTCTCGCGCGTGTGGCTGCGCGCGTACGGCGGCACGCCGTCGTACTTCTATGCGAGCGACCACGTGCGCCTGCAGCGGCTGCTGGGCGAACACCCGAACCGCCGCGACCAGTGGTCGGATCAGCGGTCCGGGGCGATCTCGGTGGCGTAG